The Zhihengliuella sp. ISTPL4 genomic interval CGTGACCTGGCAGGTCTCGGACGATCAGCGATGGGTGATCCTCGGGCCGAACGGTGCCGGCAAGACGACGCTGCTGCAGCTCGCCGACACGCTCATGCACCCGACGTCGGGCACGGTGACCGTCCTCGGCGAGACCCTCGGACGTACCGACGTCTTCGAGGTGCGACCGCGGATCGGATTCGCGTCCACCGCGATGGCCAAGCGCATCCCGCGCGACGAGACGGTCCTCAACACGGTCCTCACGGCGGCGTACTCCGTGCTCGGACGCTGGAACGAGAGCTACGAGGACATCGACGAGCGGCGTGCGCTTCGGGTGCTGGGGGACTGGCGCCTCGCGCACCTCGCCGACCGCACGTTCGGCACACTCAGCGACGGCGAGCAGAAGCGGGTGCAGATCGCGCGGGCGGTCATGACCGACCCCGAGCTGCTGCTGCTCGACGAGCCCACGGCCTCGCTCGACCTCGGGTCGCGCGAGGAGCTGCTGGCCCTGCTCGGCGGATACGCTTCGGCCCCGACGACGCCCGCGATGCTCATGGTGACGCACCACGTCGAGGAGATCCCGGTCGGCTTCACGCACGTGCTGCTGATCCGCGACGGCGCCGTGGTCGCCGCGGGCCCGATCGCCGAGACGCTCACCGCGGACGCCCTCAGCGAGACCTTCGGCATGCCGATCGCACTCAGCAGCGAAAACGGACGCTACTCCGCCCGCGCCGCCTCCTGAGCTCGGTTCCGCCGGGTTACTGAGCTCGGTTCCGATGGGTTACTGAGCTCGGTTCCGATGGGTTACTGAGCTCGTCGAAGTACTGGTAGAATCGATCCTTGGTGCGTTCGTACCACAGACTTCCCTCGTCCCTGGCACAATCCAGGGCAGCAACAAAGGAATCCCATGAAGACTGACATTCACCCCGAGTACAAGGCTGTCGTGTTCCGCGACCTCGGTTCGGGCGAGACCTTCCTCACCCGCTCCACCGTCACCAGCGACAAGACGGTCGAGCTGGACGGCGTGGAGTACCCGGTGATCGACGTCGAGATCTCCTCGGCCTCGCACCCCTTCTACACGGGCAAGCAGCGCATCATGGACTCGGCCGGTCGCGTCGAGAAGTTCAACCAGCGCTTCAAGGGCTTCGGCGGCTCCTCCAAGTAAGGACCGCCCACGAAGGCCCCGCATTCCGAGGAGTGCGGGGCCTTCGTCCTGCCCGGGGGCCGCGTCGCTCACACGTCGATGACGATGCGTCCGCGATCGATGCGGCTCGGCGGATCTCCGGGGCTCGGAGCCGGAGCGGTGCGCTGGGTCTGGCGGTCCCGCTCCTGTGCCGCCTCGTGCGCCGTGGGAGACCAGACGGCGTCGAAGACACCGACGAGGCCGCCGGAGCCGGCCTGCTCGTACTTCTCCTCGACCGGCCGACGGGAGAGCGAGTGCCGGATGCCCACGAAGAACAGCACCGGCCCCGTGCCGAGCACGACGACGATCGTCGACCATCCGAGCAGATGCTCCATGCGCCCAGCCTAGATCGGCGATCGATGGGACGGTAGCCGTCTCGCGACGGATGTCAGCGGACGCGGCGTCCCTGAGCGAGATCGATCAGGCGCGCCAGCACGGGCCCGGTGCGCAGGCCGTTGTGCTCGTGCTCGCTGGTCACCCAGGGCGTCACTCCGGGGAGAAGACGCGCGGTCTCCAGCGAGAATTCCAGCGGCACGTAGACATCGTTCACATACACCGCGGCCGCGCCGGTCGCCCCGGAGGCGGCGAGAGCCTCAGGCTCGTAGATCCGTGGCCATACGTGGTCCGCCAGGATCGACGTCACGTCGCGCCACGGCTGCAGCCCGGGGACGGTGTCCGCCCACTCGCGACGGATGTGTTCGCCCGTGAAGAGGGTGGGGTCGTCGCGGAAGTCGTCCGGCTCGACGCGCTCCGCCGACCACCGCGTGGCGTGGCCGCTCGCGTAGCTCGACTCGTGGAAGGCGTAGTACAGCGGATTGCGTCCCCCGAAGGGCATGGCGTGCGCGAGGTCATAGCGGAAGGCGTTGGAAGAGGGGTCGCGCTCGAGGAGCGACCAGACCGTCTGCCAGCCGTCGTCGGTGCCGAGGGCGGAGCCGACGGAGCGCAGCCGGGAGCGCGACACGACCTCGCCGTCGGGGAGGATGAGGTCGCCGGCATCCGCGAGGTCGATGAGGCGACGCATGACATCGCGGTGCTCCGGGAAGCGGCGGTAGTACCGCTCGGACGCCAGGCGCATCTTGTCGTAGCAGAGGGCGTAGACCTCGTCCGGGTCGCGCTCGACCGTGCTGAGCCCACCGGTGATGAAGACATCGTCGAGGGAATCCGCATGGGTCGACAGGTAGGACAGGGTCGTGAAGCCGCCGAAGGACTGCCCGAGAACGCTCCAGCTCGACGCGCCCAGGTGCTCCCGCAGCGCCTCGCAGTCGCGCACGATGGCATCGGCCCGCAGGTGCGTCAGGTGCTCGGCGACGGCTGCGGCGCCCCGCGCGAGGTCGCCGTCGCCGACGGGGGAGGACAGCCCCGTCCCGCGCTGGTCCAGGAGGACGAGTCGGTAGTGCGCGAGGGCCTGGTCCAGCCACGCGGGCGCTGTGGAGGCATGGAAGGGACGCGGGGCCTCGTGCCCGGGCCCGCCCTGCAGGAACACCAGATAGGGGAGCGTCTCGCCCCCGTCCCGTGCCACCACGCGGGCGAACACGTCGATCGTGCGGGTGTCCGCCGGGTCTTCCCAGACGAGGGGCACCGTGAGCGTGTGCTCCTCGACGGCGAGGTCGAGCAGGCGGCGGCGGATGACAGTGGTCATGGTCACATCACATTCCCGATGTAGGAGTACTTCACGAAGACTTCGGCGGCGATACCGGACTCGTCGAGGACCCCCTGAACGGCGGTCATCATGTAGTTCGAATCCCAGCCCATGTAGAGGAAGTGCGTGTCGTCGAGGTCGTCCCACTGCCCCTTCCACGCCTTGTCGCGGTAGATCGGGCCGCCGTGCGCCGCGCAGTACGCGAGAGCGGCCTCGGTGGTGTCGGTCCAGGCACGTCGGAACACGCGGTTGAACAGGTGCTTGACGTCGTAGACCTCCCACCGCTCGCCCCGGTACTCGACGTAGTCGAACTCGCGCTCCCATCCGGCCGGCCAGCCGCGGCGGCGGACCGCGTCGAGGATCGGGGTGAGACCGTCGTCGTCGATCTCCGGCAGGGCGGGACGCGCCCAGACGCGGACCAGATCCGCCGTCAGGGCCACCGTGCGTGCGGTGATCGCCGCCGTGCCCCAAGAATCCTGGGCGGCGAGGGCGCGGGTGGCCGGCACGGCGCTGCGAGCGTAGGCATCGTCGCGCTTGCGCGGGAACGAGGCGCCGAACACCCGCTCCGTGAGACCCTGCTCGAGCAGCGTGAGGTTGCCGAGGGTCGGTGCGAGGGCACGGTGGCTGTTCTGCTCGTCCTCGGAGTACTCGCTCCAGGGACGCACACCGTCGCCGGACCAGGCGTCGCCGGGGACGGCGGGCACGACGTGCTCGACGTCGAAGCCGTCCACGTCGTCGACCCCCTCGAGCCGGCCGAGAACGTAGGCCGGATACGGCAGCTCGCTGTACTTGAGTACGGCGCTGACCCTCTCGTCCGACGGGGTGATGCGCGCGATGGCGCGGGCGAGGGCGTCGTGTCCGTCGCGACGGGCACGGCAGAGACGGGCGATCAGGCGCTCAGCGGGAAGGTTCACGAGCGCGCGGCGAAGGAACATCGCCTGGAGCCACTCGAGCGTCTCGAGGAGCTGGCTGCGGTCGATGAGGCCACGCGCGTGATCGCTGTATGCGCTCATGACCAGCGGGGAGGAGGAGCGTCCGAACGTGTTCACGTACCCCAGCTGCCGCGCGATCTCCGGGTCCTGCTCCTTCGACGGATCGAGGAGGATGCCGTAGATCTCCGCATAGTGCCGCCACGTCTCGGCGTCGGCCTGCAGGTGGGCGACGTCGACGCGCGGGAACGACTGGCGGAAGGCGCTGTACACGCCGTGCTCGCCGTTCGCCGCCACCTCTCGCCCTGTCACGAGCACGAGGTAGTGGCGCCAGAACGCGCCGATCGCCTCGCCCGTGTGCTGCTCGATCGGCAGCCAGAACCGCGCTTCCACATCCATCTGCTCGGCGTGGTTCAGCCCCATGAGGATGTAGTTGTGGATCAGTTCGTGATCCCGCAGCGGCTCGCCGGTGGAGTTCAGGCTCTCGAAGATCTGCTGCGCGTTGGCCTGGGCGCCGAGCGTGATCGAGACGTGCTCCAGTCGCTGCAGCCCCTGCCAGATGAACGGCACCTCGTCGGCATGGATCTGGCTGCGGAAGAACGCGTAGTTGTCGTCGAAGCGCGATTCGCGGTCGAGGTCGTCGCGACGGTCGAGCACGACCGACTCGTACAGATCGGCCCACGCGTCGTGCGGCCGCAGCTTCGTGCGCTGGGGGTCGTCGGGGCGGACCAGTACCCGGGCGAGGTCGGCGGCCAGCTCCGGGTTCCGGTCGCGCACGGAGTGGTGCAGCGCGGCGACGAGGAGCATGAGCGTGGTGAGCCGCTGTTGTCCGTCGATGAGGATGAGGTCGGCGTCCGGGCCGGAGCCGTCCTCGGCGGAGAGGATCGACCCGATGAAGTGGCGGTGCGCATCGTCCTCGGCGGCCACCGCCCTCACGTCGGAGAGGAGCCGCTCGCACCCGCCGATGTCCCAGCGGTACTGCCGCTGGTAGACCGGGACGACGATGGTCGTGCGTCCCGCCGCGAGCCATTCGATCGTGTTGACTGCCGTCGCCTCGACGTTGGTCGCGGTGCTCATGCTGGTGTCTCGTCCTCCCGTAGCGACAGGCGCCACGGACGCGCCGGGTGCCCCGCCCAGTCTATTCGCTTATCCACGGCGACCCTCCGGGGGAGGGCCAGGTCCCGCTGTTAGCCTTGCCTTATCAGGGCCTGTTAAAACGTGCTGGCCCCCGATGAAAGGAACATGACTCGATCATGGGATACATCAAGTCCGCAGCGCTGGAGGAGAAGGGCTTCGTCGTCCTCGACAGCTACGACCAGGAGGCTGACCCCAAGGAGTGGCTCGACATCGAGTACGTCGACTGGAAGTCCTCGGGCGACACCCGCTTCGCGCCCCTCGCCAGCGCCTTCGGCGACATCGAGTGCAACGGCTTCTGGAACCACAAGCCGCCGCGCACCGACAAGGACGGCGTCTGGATCGACGAGCAGACCGCCAAGGCCCCGAACCTCACCCGTCGTGCGCAGGAGCCCGGTGCGAACGTCGGCCGCTGCCGCGTCATCGAGCTGCAGCCGACCCCGTACGGCGACTGCCTCTACAACCTCCACCAGGACGACAACAACCGCCTGAACCCGGACGGCACCGGCTGGGTCGTCCGCGGGTTCTTCAACCTGACCGACGACAAGGACAGCTACTTCGTCCTGCGCGAGAACCGCACGGACCCCAGCATCGAGTACCGCATCGCCCTCCCGGCCGGCGCGCAGCTCATCGTCGACACCCAGCGTCTGTGGCACGCGGCCACGCACAACGGCACCGACCCGCGCTACTGCCTCATCACCTCGTGGACCTCCGGTCCCGAGCTCGACGCCTACATCGAGAAGTACCACGGCACCGACGACGTCCCGAACGTCGAGGTCCCGCAGGACGTGCTCGAGTTCGGCTACGCCGAGCAGGCCCGCAAGGACGCCGCCCGCGCGGCCTACTACGCCGCGAAGGGCCAGCAGGTCAAGCAGGCCATGAGCGAGGCCTGAGCTCCCCATCTGGGTCGCTGAGCTTGTCGAAGCGCCCGAAGGCCCCGGTCCGCGGACCGGGGCCTTCGTCGTCGAATCACATGCTTGTGATTTCGCGGGAACTCGGCGAGAATGGGCGCACAACCGCATATTGTCGCCACTTCGTGGTTCAGGTCGTAGGGGAAGACGCACCTGATGAAACGGAGAGATCATGGCGACGGCTTACGCACGCGGAGTGGTGTTCATCCACTCGGCGCCTCGCGCGCTCTGCCCGCACCTGGAATGGGCGGTAGGTCGCGCTATAGGGCGTGCGGTGAACTTCGACTGGACCGAGCAGCCCGTGCTGACCGGCGCACGCCGCGCCGAGTTCTACTGGGACGGTCCCGTCGGTACCGGCGCTGCCCTCGCGACGGCGATCCGCGGCTGGGAGCACCTCCGGTTCGAGGTGACCGAAGACCCGACGCCGCGCAGTGACGGCGGTCGATGGCTGCACACGCCGGACCTCGGCATCCACTACGCCCAGACCGATGCCGCCGGCAACATCGTCATCGGCGAGGACCGCATCCGCTATGCGATGGAGATCGCCGCGGGCAACGCCGTCGAGCTGCAGCGCGAGCTCGACATCGCCCTGGGCTCCGCCTGGGACGAGGAGCTGGAGCCCTTCCGTCACGCCAGCGACGACGCGCGCGTCGTCTGGCTCCACAAGGTCGGCTGACCGACCGTCGATACCGGGAGCGCGGAGGCGTGAGTATCGGATTCCGGTGAGTGATCCCGGACGCTGAGAAAGCGAATCCGCGCTCCGCTCGACGAAGACCCCGCTCCGGGCGACCCGGGCGGGGTCTTCGTCTGCGCCGGTCAGATCACGGCCGCGTGCGCGAGGTCGTCGACGGTGTTCACTCCACCGCCGCGCACGTCCGCCCAGGCCTGCGCCAGGCGCGTCATCGCCTCCGCCGCACGCTCGGGCGGGAGCGTGATCGGGACCCGGAGTCGCCGCTCCAGCACGCCGCCGGTCGTGAAGCGCGGTCCGGGTGGCAGGATGAGTCCCCGTTCGCGGGCAGCGAGGGAGAGCGTCGTCGACAGGGGAGCGCCGAGATCGATCCAGGCGGAGAGGCCGCCGGGCGTCTCTGGCATCCGCATCCCCGGGATCCCGGCGATTCCCGCGGCCACGGCATCCCGCCCGGCCGTGAGACGTCGCCGGACGTGCTGGGTCAGTGCCGGGACGTCGTCGAGCAGCTCCACGGCGATGCACTGCTCGAGGAGGGCCGTGCCGAGCTCGAACGAGGGGCGGACGGCCAGGAGCCGGGCGATGACCGAGCGCTCGGCGCGGACCCAGCCGATGCGCATGCCTCCCCAGGCGATCTTCGACATCGATCCCACCGTGATCACGTTCGGGCCATCGGCCGCCATCGGCGCCGGTGCCCATCCCCGGTCGATGTCGAGCTCTGCCGTCGTCTCGTCGACGATCAGGTGCGTGCCGGTGTTGCGGGCCGTCGTCGCGATCCGGGACCGCTCCTCCTGCGGCAGCGTCGCGCCGGTGGGGTTGTGGAAGTCCGGGATGAGGTACGCGACGTGCGGGCGCGCGGTCCGCAGGGTGTCGGTGAAGTGCCGGGTGTCCCAGCCGTCGGTGTCGACCGGTGTCGGCACCAGCCGGTAGCCGTGCCGGTGCAGAGCCTCGAGCGCATGCGGGAAGGTCGGCTGCTCCACGAGGGCGCGTTCGCCGCGGCGGCCGATCGCCGTGAGGATGAGGTTGACGGCGTTCAGGGCGCCGGAGGTGATCATGATCTCGTCGGCCGAGGTCGCTGCGCCGCGTTCGGTGAACCGGCGGGCCACGGCTTCGCGGAGCTCGGGAAGGCCCTGCAGCGAATAGCCGCTCGTCCCGCGCAGGGCCGCCAGCCGGGGGAGGGATCGCACGGTCGCGTCATACAGGCCGGGGGTCGAGTCCATCGAGGCGATCGACAGATCGATCGCCTCGTCGTCCCGGTCCGGGGCCGCCGCGGACGGGCCATGCGGCAGAGCCACTCTGGTGCTTCCGCCGTGTCGCCGGTTCACGTAGCCGCCAGCTTCGAGAACGCCGTAGGCGCGGGTGATGGTCGAGCGTGACCGCCGCAGCTCGAGCGCGAGGGCGCGCTCGCTCGGCAGCCGCTCGCCGACAGTGAGTCGTCCATCGAGGATGAGCGCCCTGATGCGGTCGGCCAGGCCCGACGCTGAGGCGTCGTCGATGTCCTGCGTACCGAGCTGGGTGACGAGACGGGAGGCCATGCCTCCAGCCTGCCGCAAAGTGGCCTTCCTTGTGCAGACCACTTTTCGCTCAGTGGTCGGCCTCGTCACGCCTTCGCACGGGCCACGATGGAGAGATGCTCTTCCGTGCCGTCTTCCTGCCGTTCACCGCGACCAGCCGTCGAGACCTGGTCGAGCGGCTGGTGCAGCTCGTGGGCGGGCTCTTCCTCTACGGCGTCGCCCTCGGCTTCATGGTGCGCGGCGGCATCGGCGTCGCGCCCTGGGACGTGCTCTCGCTGGGCGTCGCGCGCTGGACGGGACTCGGGTACGGAGTCGTCACGGTGCTGATCTCGATCGTCGTCCTGCTGCTGTGGATCCCGCTCCGTCAACGGGTGGGTCTCGGCACCCTGCTCAACGCGTTGCTCATCGGACCGTTCGCCGATCTCACGCTCCTCGTGCTGCCGGCACCGGGGTCGGTCTGGGCGGGGGCGCCCATGTTCGTTTTCGGACTCGTGCTGCTGGCGTTCGCCACCGGTCTCTACATCGCGGCGGACTTCGGCCCTGGACCGCGCGACGGACTCATGACGGGGCTCGTCCGGGTGACCCGGTGGCCGGTCTGGTTGGCGCGGACGGTCATCGAGGGCTCCGTGCTGCTCGTCGGGTTCCTTCTCGGCGGTCCGGTGGGCGTCGGCACCGTCCTGTTCGCGTTCGGCGTCGGCCCGCTGATCGGCTGGTTCCTCCCGCGGATCGAGCGCCGCCGCCGTGCCCGTTCGCAGCGCCTCGCCGTCCTGCCGAGCGCGCCCCTGGGTCCCTGAGCCTGTCGAAGGGCTCGAGCGGCCCGCCGTCATGAGGAAGGCCCCCGGGAGATCATCCCGGGGGCCTTCGTCAGGAAGGGGAAGCGGTCAGTCGACGCTGCCCAGCACGAGCACGGCGTTGTGTCCGCCGAAGCCGAACGAGTTGCTGATGGCGATCTGCGGGCCGTCGCCGAGCGGAGCCGCCTCTCCGGACAGACGGAACGGCACCTCCGGGTCCGGCTCGGTCATGTTGATCGTCGGCGGGGCCACGCGGTCCCGCAGCGCGAGGAGGGAGAAGATCGCCTCCAGCGCGCCGGTCCCGCCCAGCAGATGGCCGGTCGACGCCTTGGTGGCCGACACCGGGATCTCATCGATCCGGTCGCCGAAGACGTTCTTCAGCGCGACGTACTCGTTGGGGTCGCCGACCGGCGTCGAGGTCGCGTGGGCGTTGATGTGCGTCACCTGGTCGGGGGTGATCCCGGCCTCTTCGAGGGCCTGGACGACCGCACGGGCCGCCCCCTTGCCCTCGGGGTCGTTGCCGGTGATGTGGTAGGCGTCGGCGGTCACGCCGCCGCCGAGGATGTAGCCGTAGATCTTCGCGCCGCGGGCCTTGGCGTGCTCCTCGGTCTCGAGGATGAGGGCGGCAGCGCCCTCGCCCATCACGAAGCCGTCGCGGTCGATGGCACCGGGTCGGGAGGCGTGGGCCGGGTCGTCGTTGCGACGTGACAGCGCCTGCGCGGAGGCGAACGCGGCCATAGTGATCGGGTGGATCGCCGACTCGGTGCCGCCGGCGATGACGACGTCGGCCAGGCCCTCCTGCAGGTGGTGGAAGGCGTGGATGATCGACTCGGTGCTGGAGGCGCAGGCGCTGACGACGGTCTGCGCGTAGGCGCGGGCCTCGAACTGCAGCGACAGGTTGCCGGCGGCCGCATTCGGCATCAGCATCGGCACCGTCAGCGGCATGACCCGGCGTGGGCCCTTCTCGCGCAGGGTGTCCCAGGCGTCGAGCAGTGTCCACAGACCGCCGATGCCCGTCGCGAAGTCGACGCCGAGACGCTCGGGAGCCACCTCGGGCGAGCCGGCGTCCTCCCAGGCCTCACGTGCCGCGATGAGGGCGAACTGCGACGAGGGGTCGAGACGCTTCGCCTCGTGGCGGGGCAGCACCTCTTCCGGGCGGACGATCGCGGAAGCGGCGAACGTGACGGGCAGGTCGTACTCTTGCACCCAGTCGTGCTCGATCGTGCGGGCGCCGGAGGCACCGGCGAGCAGGTTGGTCCAGTTCTCCGGGGCCGTTCCGCCGATGGCGGAGGTGGCGCCGATGCCGGTGACGACGATGCGCTTGGTCATGGGGTGTGGTTCCTTGTCGAAACGAGTTCGTGCGGGGGATGGGCAGGGCCGGAGGATGCCACGCCTCGCGCAGGGCGAGGGTGGCATCCTGCCGGGATTACTCCTGGCCCGCGACGATGAAGTTGACGGCGTCGCCGACGGTCTTCAGGTTCTTGACCTCGTCGTCGGGGATGGTGACGCCGAACTTCTCCTCGGCGTTGACGACGATCGTCATCATCGAGATCGAGTCGATGTCGAGGTCGTCCGTGAACGACTTCTCCAGGGCGACCTCGCTGGCGTTGATGCCGGTCTCGTCGGTGATCAGCTCTGCGAGGCCGGCGAGGACCTCATCGTTGGTGAAAGCCATGGTGGTCTTCCTCTTTCTTACGGGTTGTATTCGGAACCGTGGAACAGTCTAGGGAAGGTCGGTGCGTCTTCAGGGGAGGACGACGACCTGGGCCGCGAAGACGAGGCCGGCACCGAAGCCGATCTGCAGGGCGAGCCCGCCGGAGAGCTCCGGGTGCTCGGTCATGAGACGGTGGCTGGCGAGCGGGATCGAGGCAGCCGACGTGTTGCCGGTGGTCTCGATGTCACGGGCGATGACCGTCGTCTCCGGCAGGCCGAGCTGCTTGGCGAACTCGTCGATGATGCGCATGTTTGCCTGGTGCGGGATGAAGGCGGCGAGGTCGGTGGCCTGGATCCCGGCCTTCTCCAGTGCCTCGCGTGCGACCTTCGCCATCTCCCAGACCGCCCAGCGGAAGACCGTCGGGCCCTCCTGACGGAGCGTCGGCCACGGCACCACGCCGTCGCGGAAGTCGGTGAGGGTACCGTTCATGCCGACCGCGTCGGCCTTGGAGCCGTCGCTGCCCCACACGGCGGGGGCGATGCCCGGCGTGTCGCTGGGACCGATGAGCGCGGCGCCGGCGCCGTCGCCGAGGAGGAACGAGATGCTGCGGTCGGTCGGGTCGACGACGTCGGAGAGCTTCTCCGTGCCGATCACGAGCGCGTGGCGCGCGGCGCCGGCCTTGATGAGCGCGTCCGCCTGGGCGACGGCATAGGCATAGCCGGCGCAGGCCGCGTTGATGTCGTACGCCGCCGCCGGGTTGGCCCCGACCCGGTCCGCCACGATCGCGGAGACCGACGGCGTCTGCTTCGGGTTGCTGATGGTCGCGACGATGACGAGGTCGACCTGGTCGGCCGGCACACCCGACTTCTCGATGGCCTCGGCCGCCGCCGCGGTCGCGAGGTCGATGGCGTCCGTCCCCTTGTCGGCCCGGGCGCGGGTGATGATGCCGGTGCGCTGCCGGATCCACTCATCGCTCGAGTCGATCGGGCCGATGAGGTCTTCGTTGGGCACCGCGTTCTCGCCGCGGGCTGCGCCGAACGCGTAGATGCGTGTGTAGGCGGGCCCGGCGATCTGGGCGAGGGAGGCGGTCATGCGGCTTCTCCGTTCAGCAGCGCGACGGCGGCTTCGAGGTCTTCGGGGGTCTTCACGGCGACGGTCGGCACGCCGCGCAGGCCGCGCTTGGCGAGACCGACGAGGGCGCCGGCGGGGGCGAGCTCGATCACGCCGGTCACTCCGGCGTCGGCGAACGAGGTCATGCAGAGGTCCCACCGGACGGGGGAGGAGACCTGGTCGACGAGGTAGTCGAGCGCTGTCCGGCCGTCGGTCACGACCGAGCCGTCGCGGTTGGTCCAGAGCGTGATCTCGGGGTCTCCCGGCTGCACATCGGCGACCGCGTCGCGGAGGGTCGAGACGGCGGAGGACATGTAGTCGGTGTGGAACGCGCCGGCGACCTGGAGCGGCACCACGCGCGTGCCCCTGACCGGCTCCTCGGCGAGGGCCGACAGGGCCGGAAGCGGACCGGCGACGACGATCTGCCCGCCGCCGTTGAAGTTCGCCGGCGCGAGGCCGAGTTCGGCGAGGCGG includes:
- a CDS encoding ACP S-malonyltransferase, producing MIVVVCPGQGSQTPGFLAPWLELDGVEERLAAYSEAAQVDLRAHGTESDADTIRDTRVAQPLIVAASLVAGDALVASAGRRADGIAGHSVGEIAALVGSGVLDAETGMRLVGIRGRAMADAAAQTPTGMSAVLGGDEETLLARLAELGLAPANFNGGGQIVVAGPLPALSALAEEPVRGTRVVPLQVAGAFHTDYMSSAVSTLRDAVADVQPGDPEITLWTNRDGSVVTDGRTALDYLVDQVSSPVRWDLCMTSFADAGVTGVIELAPAGALVGLAKRGLRGVPTVAVKTPEDLEAAVALLNGEAA